The following proteins come from a genomic window of Nothobranchius furzeri strain GRZ-AD chromosome 1, NfurGRZ-RIMD1, whole genome shotgun sequence:
- the LOC107372457 gene encoding piggyBac transposable element-derived protein 4-like: MLTATLRFDDRLTRAARRLVQQDKLAPLREVWDLWAARLPLAYNPGEDVCVDEQLVGFRGRCNFKQYMPSKPAKYGIKLWVVCDVATSYAWGIIPYLGKTTRDAPAERGQGKRVVELTEGLSGRTVTTDNFFTSLVLGEELLKKKICLVGTVRRNKPELPPQLLQMKSRAVLSSLFGFTSTATAVSYIPKRRRNVLLLSTKHHQVQIQEGPQQKPTVIIDYNRCKGAVDNLDKLVATYSCRRKTRRWPMSLFCNMLDVSAYNALVLWLSVEPAWNQQKRSIRRRLFLQELGTSMVRPAQARRTRLPRSSSAAALLEVQQQVEPGPA; this comes from the exons ATGCTGACTGCAACATTGCGCTTTGATGACCGCTTGACCAGGGCAGCCCGCCGGTTGGTGCAGCAGGACAAGCTCGCTCCCCTGCGGGAAGTGTGGGACCTCTGGGCGGCCCGGCTCCCTCTCGCCTACAACCCCGGTGAAGATGTCTGCGTTGATGAACAGCTCGTCGGATTCAGAGGTCGCTGCAACTTCAAGCAGTACATGCCCTCAAAACCGGCAAAATATGGCATCAAGCTGTGGGTGGTGTGCGATGTGGCCACTTCTTATGCCTGGGGGATTATTCCCTATCTGGGCAAGACGACTCGAGACGCCCCGGCAGAAAGGGGGCAAGGGAAGCGGGTGGTGGAACTCACGGAGGGTCTGAGCGGCCGCACTGTCACCACGGACAATTTTTTCACCTCGCTGGTTCTTGGAGaggagctgctaaaaaaaaaaatctgtcttgtgggaacagttaggcgcaacaagccagagttgcccccacagctgctccagatgaaaaGCAGAGCGGTTCTGTCCTCCCTGTTCGGCTTCACCTCCACCGCCACCGCGGTGAGCTACATTCCAAAGCGCCGGCGGAACGTTCTGCTCCTCAGCACCAAACACCATCAGGTTCAGATCCAGGAGGGACCGCAGCAGAAGCCGACCGTAATCATCGATTACAACCGCTGCAAAGGGGCAGTtgacaacttggacaag ctcgttgcaacatacagctgccgccgcaagaccagacgttggcccatgtcgctcttctgcaacatgttagatgtgagcgcctacaatgccctggtcctgtggctgtctgtggaaccggcctggaaccaacagaagaggagcatccgtcgaaggctgttcttgcaggagcttgggacctccatggtgagaccagcccaggcgaggcgcactcgcttgccgcggtccagcagcgctgcagctCTGTTGGAGGTGCAGCAGCAAGTGGAGCCAGGTCCAGCCTAG